A stretch of the Malus domestica chromosome 08, GDT2T_hap1 genome encodes the following:
- the LOC103423141 gene encoding glutamate receptor 2.9-like, whose translation MSAISWRLFFSCCFLLSWIFDVAVNAAGNTRIPVNVGVVVDLDTPSGKVYLSCIKMALDDFYASHAHYRTRLFLKTRNSKENIVGAAAAALDLIKNVEVQAILGPETSMQASFVVNLANQAHVPILSFSATSLSLTSLQSPYFFRITQSDFHQVKAIRDLVKYYRWRQVVPIYVDNMYGEGIIPSLIDALQEVDAQVPYRTVIPPSATDDQIGNELHKLMTKQTRVFIVHMMPNLSSRLFSKAKEIGMMSEGYVWIITNGVGNRLWSMNPILQNAMQGVLGVETDVPKTVELNKFKMRWRRQFQQDNPTMNVLDVDCDAFALRAYDAAFALALAIEEVGMNTSFGFQKMNDSFNSTDLDTFKVSQHGLKLARVLSTTRFKGIAGDFSLVDGQLQSSTFKIVNVNVDRVRTIAFWTPESGMVKTLNSTNTSTLSISKKCNFGPIIWPGDSRYVPRGWEIPIKGKKLRIGVPVKVGYTEFVNVNKNHGTNTTKVIGFSIDVFTAVLSVLPYVFPYEFIPFENPDGTSAGSYDKLVYQVYLEKFDAVVGDITIRANRSLFVDFTMPYTESGVVMVVPIRDTRSKNAWVFLKPLTWDLWLTTLCFFIFIGFVIWVLEHRINEDFRGPPSHQISTSFWFSFSTMVFSHREKVVSNLARFLMIIWVFVVLVLTQSYTANLASLLTVQQLQPTVTEVKDLVKSGVHVGYMNGSFVYELLKEIGFEESKLKAVNSMEESDEALSKGGGKGGIAAVIDETPNMKLFVAKYCSKYTMIGPIFKTGGFGFVFPKRSPLLCDVSQAVLNVTEGKKIIEFENKWFGQGSHCEDNPNLSNNSLGLESFWGLFLIAGMASIIALVIFAVSFLYNNWHILNHAEYSRASKWRRVRAMFEIFNDKDLSSHNFKSSQQRDGSAGVRDEVKASPYSNWPGSPFSYEGQQSPYTTTSHASTETTPDTT comes from the exons ATGAGTGCCATCAGCTGGAGACTTTTTTTCTCTTGCTGCTTTCTCTTGTCATGGATTTTCGATGTGGCCGTGAATGCAGCCGGAAACACAAGGATCCCGGTGAATGTGGGAGTTGTTGTCGACCTTGATACGCCGAGTGGGAAGGTTTATTTGAGTTGCATCAAAATGGCTCTGGACGACTTCTATGCATCTCATGCTCACTACAGGACCAGGCTCTTCTTGAAAACTAGGAACTCCAAGGAAAATATTGTTGGTGCAGCTGCTGCag CTCTGGATCTGATTAAAAATGTAGAAGTGCAAGCAATCCTAGGGCCAGAAACATCAATGCAGGCGAGCTTCGTTGTTAATCTTGCAAACCAAGCTCATGTCCCAATTTTATCATTTTCTGCAACAAGCCTCTCTCTTACTTCTCTCCAAAGCCCTTACTTCTTCCGAATTACACAAAGCGACTTTCACCAAGTGAAAGCCATAAGAGACCTTGTCAAATATTATCGATGGAGACAAGTTGTGCCAATTTATGTAGACAATATGTACGGGGAGGGAATTATACCCTCTTTAATTGATGCACTACAAGAGGTGGATGCTCAGGTTCCCTATCGTACTGTGATTCCCCCATCAGCCACTGATGATCAAATTGGTAACGAGCTTCACAAGTTAATGACTAAGCAAACGAGAGTCTTCATTGTGCACATGATGCCTAATCTCTCCTCTAGACTATTTTCCAAGGCAAAAGAGATTGGAATGATGAGTGAAGGCTATGTTTGGATCATAACGAATGGGGTAGGAAATCGTTTATGGTCAATGAATCCTATCCTCCAAAATGCAATGCAAGGTGTATTAGGTGTGGAAACAGATGTTCCAAAAACAGTGGAGCTTAACAAATTCAAAATGCGGTGGAGAAGGCAATTCCAGCAAGACAATCCGACCATGAATGTGCTTGATGTTGATTGTGATGCTTTTGCACTTCGGGCTTATGATGCAGCATTTGCACTAGCCTTGGCTATTGAAGAAGTTGGGATGAATACAAGTTTTGGTTTCCAAAAGATGAATGATTCCTTCAACTCAACAGATCTTGACACTTTCAAGGTCTCTCAACATGGTCTTAAACTTGCCCGAGTGTTATCAACTACTAGATTCAAAGGCATAGCTGGAGACTTTAGTCTTGTTGATGGGCAACTTCAATCATCAACCTTTAAGATAGTCAACGTAAATGTTGATAGGGTAAGAACAATTGCATTTTGGACACCGGAAAGTGGAATGGTGAAAACATTGAATTCAACAAACACAAGTACACTTTCAATTTCGAAGAAGTGCAATTTTGGACCGATTATATGGCCAGGAGATTCTCGATATGTTCCAAGGGGATGGGAGATCCCAATAAAAGGCAAGAAGTTGAGAATTGGTGTTCCTGTGAAGGTTGGTTATACAGAATTTGTTAACGTAAATAAGAACCATGGCACTAACACAACGAAAGTCATTGGGTTCAGTATTGATGTCTTTACTGCCGTACTGAGTGTATTGCCATATGTTTTTCCTTATGAGTTCATTCCCTTTGAAAATCCTGATGGAACCAGCGCTGGCAGTTACGACAAGTTGGTCTATCAAGTATATCTCGAG AAATTTGATGCTGTGGTGGGAGATATAACAATTAGAGCGAATAGATCCTTGTTTGTGGACTTCACAATGCCATACACAGAATCTGGTGTAGTGATGGTTGTGCCAATCAGAGATACGAGGAGTAAAAACGCATGGGTTTTCTTGAAGCCTTTGACATGGGACCTGTGGCTTACAACTCTTtgtttcttcatcttcattGGTTTTGTCATTTGGGTGCTTGAACATCGAATTAATGAAGATTTCCGTGGCCCTCCCTCGCATCAAATTAGCACAAGCTTCTGGTTCTCCTTCTCCACCATGGTCTTTTCACATA GGGAGAAAGTTGTCAGCAACTTGGCCAGATTCTTGATGATTATATGGGTATTTGTTGTGCTAGTACTCACACAAAGTTACACAGCTAATTTAGCATCATTATTAACAGTCCAACAGCTCCAACCAACGGTCACTGAGGTAAAGGATCTTGTAAAAAGTGGGGTTCATGTTGGTTACATGAATGGTTCTTTTGTTTACGAACTCCTGAAAGAAATCGGTTTTGAAGAGTCAAAGCTTAAGGCTGTTAATTCCATGGAAGAATCTGATGAAGCTCTTTCCAAAGGGGGTGGAAAGGGTGGTATTGCTGCTGTTATTGATGAAACCCCCAACATGAAGCTTTTTGTTGCAAAGTATTGTTCCAAATATACGATGATTGGTCCAATCTTCAAGACTGGTGGCTTTGGTTTT GTGTTTCCAAAGCGTTCTCCTCTTTTATGTGATGTTTCACAGGCAGTCCTAAATGTGACCGAAGGAAAGAAGATcattgaatttgaaaacaagtgGTTCGGTCAAGGAAGCCATTGTGAAGATAATCCAAATCTCTCAAACAACAGTCTTGGGCTTGAAAGCTTTTGGGGTCTATTCCTCATCGCCGGGATGGCTTCAATTATTGCTCTAGTCATATTTGCAGTTTCATTTCTTTACAATAATTGGCATATCTTAAATCATGCTGAATATTCAAGAGCTTCGAAATGGAGAAGGGTTCGAGCCATGTTTGAAATTTTCAATGACAAAGATCTTAGCTCCCATAATTTTAAAAGCAGTCAACAACGAGATGGAAGTGCTGGTGTTCGAGATGAAGTTAAGGCCTCGCCTTATAGCAACTGGCCTGGAAGTCCATTCAGCTACGAAGGGCAACAATCTCCATACACTACTACTAGTCATGCATCTACGGAGACAACTCCTGATACAACTTAA
- the LOC103423140 gene encoding glutamate receptor 2.8-like, whose translation MSPISWRRFISFCFLLSWFFYMAVTTAGDTRIPVNVGVVVDLDTPSGKVYLSCIKMALEDFYASHAHYRTKLVLNTRNSKENIVGAAAAALDLIKNVEVQAILGPETSMQASFVVNLGDQAHVPILSFSATSPSLASLRSSYFFQITQTDSYQVKAIRDLVKCFGWRQVVPIYVDDTYGEGVIPSLIDALQEVDAHVPYRSVIPPSATDDEIGEELYKLITMQTRVFIVHMMPNLSSSLFSKAKEIGMMSEGYVWIITNGVGNRLWSMRPIQQNAMQGVLGVETEVPKTVELNKFQMRWRRQFQQDNPTMNVIDVDCDAFSLRAYDAAFALALAIEEVGMNTSFGFQKMNDSFNSNDLDTFKVSQYGPKLAKALSTTRFKGIAGDFSLVDGQLQSSTFKIVNVNGNGVRTIAFWTPESGMVKTLNSTNKSTLSISKKCNFGPIIWPGDSLSVPRGWEIPTKGKKLRIGVPVKVGYTEFVKVTKNLDTNTTEVTGFSIDVFDAVLSVLPFALPYEFIPFENPDGTSAGTYNDLVYQVHLEKFDAVVGDTTIRANRSLYVDFTMPYTESGVVMVVPIRDMRIKNAWVFLKPLTWDLWLTTLCFFIFIGFVIWVLEHRINEDFRGPPSHQIGTSFWFSFSTMVFSHREKVVSNLARFLMIIWVFVVLVLTQSYTANLASLLTVQQLQPTVTGVKDLVKSGVPVGYMQGSFVYELLKDIGFEESKLKAVNSMEESDEALSKGSGKGGIAAVIDETPNMKLFVAKYCSKYTMIGPIFKTDGFGFVFPKRSPLLCDVSQAVLNVTEGEKIMKIENRWFGQGSHCEDKPTVSNNSLGLESFWGLFLIAGVASILALVIFAVSFLHNNWHILNHAEYSRASKWRRVRAMFEIFDDKDLSSHNFKSSQERDGSAGVQDEVKASPNSNWPGSPFSYFNQIDKDFRFYEGQQSPSTSTGHAFMETTPDRT comes from the exons ATGAGTCCTATCAGCTGGAGACGTTTTATCTCTTTCTGCTTTCTCTTGTCATGGTTTTTCTATATGGCCGTGACTACAGCCGGAGACACAAGGATCCCGGTGAATGTGGGAGTTGTTGTCGACCTTGATACGCCGAGCGGGAAGGTTTATTTGAGTTGCATCAAAATGGCTCTGGAGGACTTCTATGCATCTCATGCTCACTACAGGACCAAGCTCGTCTTGAATACTAGGAACTCCAAGGAAAATATTGTTGGTGCAGCTGCTGCAg CTCTGGATCTGATTAAAAATGTAGAAGTGCAAGCAATCCTAGGGCCAGAAACATCAATGCAGGCGAGCTTCGTTGTTAATCTTGGAGACCAAGCTCATGTCCCAATTTTATCATTTTCTGCTACAAGCCCTTCTCTCGCATCACTCCGTAGCTCTTACTTCTTCCAGATTACACAAACCGACTCATACCAAGTGAAAGCCATAAGAGACCTTGTCAAATGTTTTGGATGGAGACAAGTTGTGCCAATTTATGTAGACGATACGTACGGGGAGGGAGTTATACCCTCTTTAATTGATGCACTACAAGAGGTGGATGCTCATGTTCCCTATCGTAGTGTGATTCCTCCATCAGCCACTGATGATGAAATTGGTGAAGAGCTTTACAAGTTAATAACTATGCAAACGAGAGTCTTCATTGTGCACATGATGCCTAATCTCTCGTCTAGTCTATTTTCCAAGGCAAAAGAGATTGGAATGATGAGTGAAGGCTACGTTTGGATCATAACGAATGGAGTAGGAAATCGTTTATGGTCAATGCGTCCTATCCAACAAAATGCAATGCAAGGAGTATTAGGTGTGGAAACAGAAGTTCCAAAAACAGTGGAGCTTAACAAATTCCAAATGCGGTGGAGAAGGCAATTCCAGCAAGACAATCCCACCATGAATGTGATTGACGTTGATTGTGACGCTTTTTCACTTCGGGCTTATGATGCAGCATTTGCACTAGCCTTGGCCATTGAAGAAGTTGGGATGAATACAAGTTTTGGTTTCCAAAAGATGAATGATTCCTTCAACTCAAACGATCTTGATACGTTCAAGGTCTCTCAATATGGTCCAAAACTTGCCAAAGCCTTATCAACTACTAGATTCAAGGGCATAGCTGGAGACTTTAGTCTTGTTGATGGGCAacttcaatcatcaacttttaaGATAGTCAATGTAAATGGTAATGGGGTAAGAACAATTGCATTTTGGACACCAGAAAGTGGAATGGTGAAAACATTGAATTCAACAAACAAAAGTACACTTTCAATTTCGAAGAAGTGCAATTTTGGACCGATTATATGGCCAGGAGATTCTCTATCTGTTCCAAGGGGATGGGAGATCCCAACAAAAGGCAAGAAGTTGAGAATTGGAGTTCCTGTGAAGGTTGGTTATACTGAGTTTGTTAAGGTAACTAAGAATCTTGACACTAACACAACGGAAGTCACCGGGTTCAGTATTGATGTCTTTGATGCTGTATTGAGTGTATTGCCATTTGCTCTTCCTTATGAATTCATTCCCTTTGAAAATCCTGATGGCACCAGCGCTGGCACATACAACGATTTGGTCTATCAAGTACATCTCGAG AAATTTGATGCTGTGGTGGGAGATACAACAATTCGAGCGAATAGATCCTTGTATGTGGACTTCACAATGCCATACACAGAATCTGGTGTAGTGATGGTTGTGCCAATCAGAGATATGAGGATTAAAAACGCATGGGTTTTCTTGAAGCCTTTGACATGGgacctatggctaacaactctTTGTTTCTTCATCTTTATTGGTTTTGTCATTTGGGTGCTTGAACATCGAATTAATGAAGATTTTCGTGGCCCTCCCTCGCATCAAATTGGCACAAGCTTCTGGTTCTCCTTCTCCACCATGGTTTTTTCACATA GGGAGAAAGTCGTTAGCAACTTGGCCAGATTCTTGATGATTATATGGGTATTTGTGGTGCTAGTACTCACACAAAGTTACACAGCTAATTTAGCATCATTATTAACAGTCCAACAGCTCCAACCAACGGTCACTGGGGTAAAGGATCTTGTAAAAAGTGGGGTTCCTGTTGGTTACATGCAAGGTTCTTTTGTTTACGAACTCCTGAAAGACATCGGTTTCGAAGAGTCAAAGCTTAAGGCTGTTAATTCCATGGAAGAATCTGATGAAGCACTTTCCAAAGGGAGTGGAAAGGGTGGCATTGCTGCTGTTATTGATGAAACCCCCAACATGAAGCTTTTTGTTGCAAAGTATTGTTCCAAATATACGATGATTGGTCCAATCTTCAAGACTGATGGCTTTGGCTTT GTGTTTCCAAAGCGTTCTCCTCTGTTATGTGACGTTTCACAGGCGGTCCTAAATGTGACCGAAGGagagaaaattatgaaaattgaaaacagatGGTTCGGTCAAGGAAGCCATTGTGAAGATAAACCAACGGTCTCAAACAACAGTCTTGGGCTTGAAAGCTTTTGGGGTCTATTCCTCATCGCCGGGGTGGCTTCCATTCTTGCTCTCGTCATATTTGCAGTTTCATTTCTTCACAATAATTGGCATATCTTAAATCATGCTGAATATTCAAGAGCTTCGAAATGGAGAAGGGTTCGAGCCATGTTTGAAATTTTCGATGACAAAGATCTCAGCTCCCATAATTTTAAAAGCAGTCAAGAAAGAGATGGAAGTGCTGGtgttcaagatgaagttaaggccTCACCTAATAGCAACTGGCCTGGAAGTCCATTCAGCTACTTCAACCAAATAGATAAGGATTTCAGATTCTACGAAGGGCAACAATCTCCATCTACTTCTACTGGTCATGCATTTATGGAGACAACTCCTGATAGAACTTAA
- the LOC103423111 gene encoding glutamate receptor 2.7-like: MKRRTRTNLVCSFFLLISLSINLSLVMGQKSQNTTIPVKVGVVLDDLDSSSTKVWLSCIEMALSDFYTSRASSSTRLALSIRDSREDVVDAAAAALDLIKNLQVQAILGPKSSMQANFVIDLGEEAQVPIMSFSATSPSLTSIRSPYFFRAVQNDSSQVKAISAIIEAFGWREAVPIYVDNEYGEGIIPYLADALQEVEARIPYRSVIPPEASDVQIEAELYKLMTMQTRVFIVHMLPSLGNRLFAKAQEMGMMDEGYVWIMTGGLTNHITAMSSSVRTYVMEGALGVRTYVPQTVELKDFRVRWKKKFQMENPSIIDAELDVPALRAYDAAFALAMAVENVGTRNFGFEKINVSTNSSTDLEALGLSQNGPELCKSLASTKFIGLAGDFSFVDGQLQPSIFEMVNVIGHGARTIGFWTPQGGLVKKLKFTNTENTTYSTSKSNLGPILWPGDSSSVPKGWENPTYGKRLKVGVPVIDGFADFVRVVPDPSNNTTEVSGFCIDVFDAAMRKLPYAVSYDLIPFAKPDGTSAGTYSDLVHQVFLGKFDALAADTTIRANRSLYVDFTLPYTESGVVMVVPMKDGKSKNAWIFLKPLTWDLWLTSSCFFIFIGFVVWVLEHRINEEFRGPPLHQVGTSFWFSFSTMVFAHRETVISNLARFVVIVWVFVVLVLTQSYTASLTSLLTVQQLQPTFTNLSVLIKNKEYIGYINGSFVRELLIQNGVDPSQLRPYNSSAQCNEFLANGGAKGGIAAAIDETPNMKLFLAKYCSTYTMIGPIFKTDGFGFVFPKGSPLVSDVSRAILNVTEGDEMKDIENKWFTPDTTCSDTKPTISNSNSLGLDSFWGLFLIAGVSSISALIIFAASFCYRHRHIFMTTDASGWKRIRAMLRFFDQKDLSSHTFRQSGARDGTSYNVEAAAVEASPNNNTTCPPSPESGRSNDADQDSHFFREQGTPVGEIPNTPEGAQETNN, translated from the exons ATGAAAAGGAGGACACGAACCAACCTggtttgttcttttttcttgcTTATTTCTTTAAGCATTAATCTTTCCCTGGTCATGGGGCAGAAGTCACAGAACACAACAATCCCAGTGAAAGTTGGTGTGGTTCTTGATGACCTTGATTCATCAAGTACAAAAGTTTGGTTGAGCTGCATCGAAATGGCCCTCTCCGACTTTTATACCTCCCGTGCTTCCTCTTCAACTAGGCTGGCCCTGAGCATTAGAGACTCGAGAGAAGACGTTGTCGATGCAGCTGCTGCAg CTTTAGACCTGATAAAGAATCTTCAAGTGCAAGCAATCTTAGGACCGAAATCATCGATGCAAGCCAACTTTGTAATTGATCTTGGAGAGGAAGCCCAAGTGCCCATAATGTCATTTTCAGCTACAAGTCCTTCCCTCACTTCAATTCGGAGTCCATATTTTTTCCGAGCTGTGCAAAATGATTCCTCTCAAGTCAAAGCTATAAGTGCTATCATCGAGGCCTTTGGATGGAGAGAAGCGGTGCCAATCTATGTGGACAACGAATACGGTGAGGGAATAATACCTTACTTGGCCGATGCCTTGCAAGAAGTTGAAGCTCGTATCCCGTATCGAAGTGTCATACCTCCAGAGGCCAGTGATGTTCAAATTGAGGCAGAGCTTTACAAGTTAATGACGATGCAAACTAGAGTCTTCATTGTGCACATGTTGCCCTCTCTTGGTAATCGCCTTTTCGCCAAGGCGCAAGAGATGGGAATGATGGATGAAGGCTATGTTTGGATCATGACTGGTGGGCTAACCAATCATATAACAGCAATGAGTTCTTCAGTGAGGACTTATGTGATGGAAGGTGCATTGGGCGTGAGGACTTATGTGCCCCAAACGGTGGAGCTTAAGGATTTTAGAGTTCGATGGAAaaagaaatttcaaatggaAAATCCAAGCATAATTGATGCTGAACTAGATGTTCCTGCACTCCGGGCTTATGATGCTGCTTTTGCATTAGCCATGGCAGTTGAAAATGTCGGGACTAGGAACTTTGGCTTCGAAAAGATCAATGTTTCCACCAACTCATCAACTGATCTTGAAGCTTTGGGGCTCTCTCAAAATGGTCCAGAACTTTGCAAGTCCTTGGCAAGTACTAAATTTATAGGCCTTGCTGGGGATTTCAGTTTTGTTGATGGACAATTACAACCTTCCATCTTTGAAATGGTGAATGTTATTGGTCATGGAGCAAGAACAATTGGGTTTTGGACACCACAGGGTGGACTtgtgaaaaaattgaaattcacaaACACAGAAAATACTACATATTCAACTTCTAAATCGAATCTGGGACCTATTTTATGGCCAGGAGATTCTTCCTCGGTTCCCAAGGGATGGGAGAACCCGACATATGGCAAAAGGTTGAAAGTAGGAGTTCCCGTAATTGATGGTTTTGCTGATTTTGTGAGGGTGGTACCTGATCCTAGCAACAATACAACCGAAGTTTCCGGGTTCTGTATCGACGTCTTTGATGCTGCAATGCGAAAATTGCCATATGCTGTTTCTTATGACTTGATTCCCTTTGCAAAGCCTGATGGTACAAGTGCTGGCACTTACAGTGATTTGGTCCATCAAGTTTTTCTTGGG AAATTCGACGCGTTGGCAGCGGACACAACAATTAGAGCAAACAGGTCTTTGTATGTGGACTTCACATTGCCATACACGGAATCAGGAGTGGTAATGGTAGTGCCAATGAAAGACGGCAAGAGCAAAAATGCATGGATTTTCTTGAAGCCTTTGACATGGGACCTCTGGCTGACAAGTTCTTGCTTTTTTATCTTCATTGGTTTTGTGGTTTGGGTTCTTGAACACCGTATTAACGAAGAATTTCGAGGGCCTCCCTTGCATCAAGTCGGGACGAGCTTTTGGTTCTCCTTCTCGACCATGGTTTTTGCACACC GTGAGACGGTGATTAGCAACTTGGCAAGGTTTGTGGTGATTGTATGGGTGTTTGTGGTGCTGGTACTGACTCAAAGTTATACAGCCAGTTTAACTTCTCTATTAACAGTTCAACAACTTCAGCCAACTTTTACGAATTTAAGCGTTCTTATAAAGAATAAGGAGTATATCGGGTACATTAATGGTTCTTTTGTCCGCGAACTTCTGATACAAAATGGTGTTGATCCCTCCCAATTAAGGCCTTATAATTCTTCAGCACaatgtaatgaatttttagcAAACGGTGGTGCAAAAGGAGGTATTGCTGCTGCTATTGATGAAACCCCCAACATGAAGCTTTTTCTCGCAAAATATTGCTCTACATACACCATGATTGGCCCCATATTCAAAACTGATGGCTTTGGCTTT GTCTTTCCAAAAGGTTCACCTCTTGTGTCGGATGTTTCGAGGGCAATTCTCAACGTGACTGAGGGAGATGAGATGAAggacattgaaaacaaatggTTCACACCAGATACCACATGTTCGGATACAAAACCGACCATCTCTAATTCCAACAGTCTTGGCCTTGATAGCTTTTGGGGTCTCTTCCTCATTGCCGGGGTCTCTTCAATATCAGCTCTTATCATATTTGCAGCCTCCTTCTGTTATAGGCATCGGCACATTTTCATGACAACGGACGCCTCGGGATGGAAAAGAATTAGGGCCATGCTTAGATTCTTTGACCAAAAAGACCTCAGTTCTCATACTTTTAGACAGAGTGGCGCTCGAGATGGAACATCCTATAATGTTGAAGCTGCAGCTGTTGAGGCTTCACCAAACAATAACACCACCTGCCCACCAAGCCCGGAATCAGGCCGTTCAAACGATGCAGATCAAGACTCACATTTCTTCAGAGAGCAAGGAACACCTGTTGGCGAAATACCAAATACTCCTGAAGGAGCTCAGGAAaccaataattaa